The Bacillota bacterium DNA segment TTACTGATCCCCATCATGGCCTGTCAGCTTTGAGCTGACCGAATGATGTTACCATTTACAATACTGCCGATTGAAAGGCCTGTCAATAGGTGGCTGCCCATTTAATTAGTTCCCCGGGGAAATTGGGCGACTCCCGATGGCGCAGGATTTCTAAAGAAGACGCTTGTGAAAGAACTCACTTGACGTATCGGCTGTTAGAACTTACAATCAAGGCGAGGAAAGAGATTGAAATGTATCAATGTCTTCAGAGCCTTGGAACCGCCCAACCCATCTCAAGGAGGAAGAGAGACATGACACCGGAAGAGCTGAAAGCCATCCAGGCCCAGAAGGTTGTCGACGCCAGGGGCACCTCGTGCCCGGGACCGATCCTGGCGGCCAAGAAGGGGATCGTGGAAGTGAAGCCGGGCGAGATCATGGAGGTCATGGCCACCGACACCGGCACGCAGAAAGACCTGCCGGCCTGGTCCAAGAAGATGGGTCACGAGTTCCTCGGCGCGTTGGAAGAGGCCGGCTACTGGAAGTTGTTCGTGAAGAGGCTGAAGTAAATGATCGCGCCGGTCCAAGAAGGGCAGGGTTTTGGGCCCAAGATCCTGGCCTTCTCCACCAACAACATCTCCGACCCCGGCATCGACCTGGCCGGGAGTTCGCACATGCACTACTCCCCGAGTGTGGTCGTAATCAGCGTCCCCTGTACCAGTGGCATCAAGCCCGGCTGGGTGCGGTACGCCATCGAGCGGGGCTTCGACGGGGTGTTCATCGCCGCCGACGGGGATGAATGTGCCTTGCTCTCCGACTGCTCGGTGCGGACTTCCCATATCGTGGCCGAGGCGCAGGAACTGCTGAAAGAGGGCGGCTACGAGCCGCAGCGGCTGAAGATGGCCGCCATCTGCTCGGTCTGCGCCGAGCCGTTTACCAACTACATGCGGGAGTTCTCGGCCTCGCTAGCCAAGCTTGGACCCGCCAGGAAGGGATAGCCAATGAACTACGACATGCTGGTGGTCGGCAGTGGCATCGGGGGCATGGAATCGGCCCTGAAACTGGGCGACATGGGCTACAAGGTCCTGCTGGTCGAGAAAGAGGCCAGCGTGGGCGGGAAGATGATCCTTCTGAGCAAGGTCTTTCCCACCCTGGACTGCGCCAGCTGCATCTCCACCCCGAAGATGGCCGCCACCATCCATCACCCCAACATCACGGTGCTTACCTACTCGGAGGTTGAGGGGATCCGGCGCGACGGGAATGGCAAGTTCCAGGCGAAGATCCGCCGCAAGCCGCCCTTCGTCGATCCGGCGGCGTGCACCGGTTGCCGGCAGTGCGAGATGGCCTGCAACGTGGCCGTGCCTGACCAGTTCAACGCGGACCTGGTCTCGCGGCGGGCGGCCTACATCGCCTTCCCACAGGCGGTGCCCAAGAAGGCGGTCATCGAGCGGGCCGGGACCTCGCCCTGCACCTTTACCTGCCCGGCCGGGATCAAGTCCCACGGTTACGTGGCCCTGGTCCGCAGCGGGCAGTACGAAAAGGCCTTCAACCTGATCCTCGAGAGCACCCCATTGGTGGGCAGCTTGGGCCGGGCCTGCTTCGCCCCGTGCGAAGAGGAATGCACCCGGGGAAGCCTGGAAGGCCCCTTGCCCATCCGCCGGCTGAAGCGCTTCATCGCCGATACCCACTACCGTGACCACGAGCGACCGGCTGTCGAGATCCCCGACCCAAACGGCAAGAAGGTAGCCATCGTCGGCTCCGGACCGGCCGGCCTGACCGCCGCTTGGCAGCTGGCCCGCCAGGGCTATCAGGTGAAGATTCTGGAAGCCGCGCCCCAGCCCGGCGGCATGCTCCGCCTGGCCATCCCGGCCTACCGGCTCCCGGCCGAGGTTGTCGATCAGGACGTCCGTAACGTCACCAGCCTCGGAGTGGAGATCGCCACCGACACCCGGGTGGAGGACCTCGAGGAGCTGAAACGACAGGGCTTTGACGCGGTCCTGGTGGCCACCGGCACGCCGCGGGCCGCCAGGCTCAACGTGCCCGGTGAGGAGCTCAAGGGTGTGCACAGCTCCCTGGACTTTCTGCGGGCGGTCAAGCTGGGCCCCCCCCCTGACCTGAAGGGCCAGGATGTGGTCGTCATCGGCGGCGGCAACGTGGCCATTGATGTCAGCCGCAGCGCTCGTCGGTTGGGGGCCAAGTCGGTCCGCCAGGTCAGCCTGGAATCCCGGACCGAAATGCCCGCGCATACCTGGGAAGTCGAAGAAGCCATGGCCGAGGGGGTCACCGCCCTCAACTCCTGGGGCGTGAAGCAGCTCCTGGGCGAGGACCAGGTCCGGGGCGTGGAGCTCAAGCGCTGCACGGCGGTGTTCGATGCCGACCGGCGTTTCAGCCCGCAGTATGACGAGACCGTCACCGACCGCCTGGACTGTGACGCGGTGATCGTGGCCATCGGCATGGGTCCGGACACCGCCGCTTTCGCCGGCCAAGTGCGGGTGAACAAGAACCGGACCATCCAGGTCGACCCGGTCACCATGCAGACGAACGTCCCCTACATCTTCGCCGCCGGCGACGTGGTTTCCGGGGCCTCGTTCATCAACACCGCCGCCGGCCGGGGCCGCAAGGCCGCCTTCATGATCGACCGCTGGCTGCAGGGCAAGGAACTGAATGAGGACGAGCTCGACCCGAAACTCCCGGTGGTCGACAAGGCTCAGGTCCTGGCCAGGCAGCAGAGCCACAGCCGCCGCGACCCCGTGCCCGGCAATCTGAGGCTGAGCCCCGAACCTCGCGACTTCACCGAAATCGAAGCGCCGATGACCGAGGAGGAGGCACTCACCAGCGTCGGTCGCTGCCTCGATTGCGGCGTCTGTTCCGAGTGCCACCAGTGCGTGGCCATCTGCCCGGCCAACGCGGTCCACATGGAGATGCGTGAACAGAAAGTCGAGGCCGAGGTCGGTGCGGTCATCGTCTCGACCGGGTTCAAGCTCTTCCCGGCCGACCTGAAGCCGCAGTATGGCTACGGCAAATTCAAGAACGTCATCACCGGGATGCAGATGGATCGGCTACTCGCCCCCACCCGCCCTTACAACACCGTCCTGCGGCCCGGGGACGGCAAGGTGCCGGACCGGATCGC contains these protein-coding regions:
- a CDS encoding sulfurtransferase TusA family protein, translating into MTPEELKAIQAQKVVDARGTSCPGPILAAKKGIVEVKPGEIMEVMATDTGTQKDLPAWSKKMGHEFLGALEEAGYWKLFVKRLK
- a CDS encoding hydrogenase iron-sulfur subunit, which gives rise to MIAPVQEGQGFGPKILAFSTNNISDPGIDLAGSSHMHYSPSVVVISVPCTSGIKPGWVRYAIERGFDGVFIAADGDECALLSDCSVRTSHIVAEAQELLKEGGYEPQRLKMAAICSVCAEPFTNYMREFSASLAKLGPARKG
- a CDS encoding FAD-dependent oxidoreductase, with protein sequence MNYDMLVVGSGIGGMESALKLGDMGYKVLLVEKEASVGGKMILLSKVFPTLDCASCISTPKMAATIHHPNITVLTYSEVEGIRRDGNGKFQAKIRRKPPFVDPAACTGCRQCEMACNVAVPDQFNADLVSRRAAYIAFPQAVPKKAVIERAGTSPCTFTCPAGIKSHGYVALVRSGQYEKAFNLILESTPLVGSLGRACFAPCEEECTRGSLEGPLPIRRLKRFIADTHYRDHERPAVEIPDPNGKKVAIVGSGPAGLTAAWQLARQGYQVKILEAAPQPGGMLRLAIPAYRLPAEVVDQDVRNVTSLGVEIATDTRVEDLEELKRQGFDAVLVATGTPRAARLNVPGEELKGVHSSLDFLRAVKLGPPPDLKGQDVVVIGGGNVAIDVSRSARRLGAKSVRQVSLESRTEMPAHTWEVEEAMAEGVTALNSWGVKQLLGEDQVRGVELKRCTAVFDADRRFSPQYDETVTDRLDCDAVIVAIGMGPDTAAFAGQVRVNKNRTIQVDPVTMQTNVPYIFAAGDVVSGASFINTAAGRGRKAAFMIDRWLQGKELNEDELDPKLPVVDKAQVLARQQSHSRRDPVPGNLRLSPEPRDFTEIEAPMTEEEALTSVGRCLDCGVCSECHQCVAICPANAVHMEMREQKVEAEVGAVIVSTGFKLFPADLKPQYGYGKFKNVITGMQMDRLLAPTRPYNTVLRPGDGKVPDRIAYILCTGSRDQTVDNPLCSRVCCMYSIKQNQLIMGALPLADVTVYYIDIRAFSKGYDEFYEQAKAMGAMFVKGRVARIKEKEDGNLLLSYEDIENGGQVTEAEHDLVVLAVGIQPNAEAGGLFPDGGLKLDDYYYVQEVDEDLDPGRTSIDGVFVAGSASGAKDIPDSILHAGAAAAQAAAYVEKVGRPS